One stretch of Tepidibacter hydrothermalis DNA includes these proteins:
- a CDS encoding TIGR03936 family radical SAM-associated protein, translating into MNVIRCKFTKEKDMIYISHLDLQRLLQRILRKAGIKVAYSQGFNPHPKISFGQALSLGVISYGEYIDVELEDIIEAEEFMTRVNNALPDGIKIQKAKFIDKTTTKSLSSSISHGSYLISMNINSDIEVEDIKTKVDEFMKLDEIINIKKNKKGKLKEVNIRPLIKTVKVVSLEENILTLNMLVSTGSSANLNPSVLLDKLNGFSDIGIDLENLKIIRNDLYIEENNKLLAPM; encoded by the coding sequence ATGAATGTTATAAGATGTAAGTTTACTAAAGAAAAAGATATGATATATATATCTCATCTAGACCTTCAAAGACTTTTACAAAGAATTTTAAGAAAAGCTGGAATCAAGGTAGCTTATTCTCAGGGATTCAATCCTCATCCAAAGATCTCATTTGGACAGGCACTATCTTTAGGTGTTATAAGTTATGGAGAGTACATCGATGTTGAACTTGAGGATATAATTGAGGCAGAGGAATTTATGACTAGAGTAAATAATGCTCTTCCGGATGGAATAAAAATTCAAAAGGCAAAGTTCATAGACAAGACTACTACTAAGTCACTTAGTTCATCTATAAGCCATGGCTCATACTTAATAAGCATGAATATAAATTCTGATATAGAAGTTGAAGATATAAAAACAAAAGTTGATGAATTCATGAAGCTTGATGAAATAATAAATATAAAAAAGAACAAAAAAGGGAAATTAAAAGAAGTAAACATAAGACCGTTAATAAAAACAGTAAAAGTGGTATCTTTAGAAGAAAACATACTTACTTTAAATATGTTAGTTTCAACTGGATCTAGTGCAAACTTAAATCCAAGTGTTTTACTAGATAAGTTAAATGGATTTTCTGATATAGGTATAGACCTTGAAAATCTTAAAATAATTAGAAATGATTTATATATAGAAGAGAATAATAAACTTTTAGCACCTATGTAG
- a CDS encoding Rne/Rng family ribonuclease yields MKRLLVDIGLYQSKVAYVEDDKIVDLFIQDKMDEKLQGNIYRGIVKNVLLGMEAAFVDIGIDKNAYLKLSKGHNIKTGQEVLVQVNKEAINDKGPKITQEISIPGRYLVLMPTRDDIAISNKIKDKEEIKRIKSIIEEIDIKGMGLIIRTDAIDKEKIDFENDINQTLKTWNEIQTSNKLGMGSKALYKDLDITLKVIRDVFTSDFEKIIVNNKQEYEKIVDVLTKIDKSFKNKVEHFDEGLDLFDYYKVKKDLKTALNRKVWLKNGAYIIIDKTEAMTVIDVNTGKFTGKLGLDETVFKTNLEACKEIARQIRLRNVAGIIIIDFIDMKKDNYKQQILKKLQIYLNKDKTKARVLGMTNLGLVEVVRKKSNDTLDKYFKTECIYCSGQGSLKSKNKILNDIEKEIIRIKKHTNLEKVMFKASNHIFNLVKEDDFKYVKEISKYYDINIEFSEDKDLTPNKIITIY; encoded by the coding sequence ATGAAAAGATTATTAGTAGATATAGGTCTATATCAATCTAAGGTTGCTTATGTTGAGGATGATAAAATAGTTGATTTATTCATTCAAGATAAGATGGATGAGAAACTACAAGGGAATATCTATAGAGGGATAGTAAAAAATGTGCTTCTTGGAATGGAAGCTGCATTTGTAGATATAGGAATTGATAAAAATGCGTATCTAAAGCTTTCTAAAGGTCATAATATAAAAACAGGACAAGAAGTGCTTGTTCAAGTTAACAAAGAAGCAATAAATGATAAAGGACCTAAAATCACTCAAGAAATAAGTATACCTGGCAGATACTTGGTATTAATGCCTACTAGAGATGATATAGCTATATCAAATAAGATAAAAGATAAAGAAGAAATAAAGAGAATCAAATCCATAATAGAAGAAATAGATATTAAGGGTATGGGACTTATAATAAGAACTGATGCTATAGATAAAGAAAAAATAGACTTTGAAAATGATATAAATCAAACTTTAAAAACATGGAACGAAATTCAAACCAGTAATAAATTAGGTATGGGTTCAAAGGCTTTGTATAAGGATTTAGACATAACACTAAAGGTTATACGAGATGTTTTTACAAGTGATTTTGAAAAGATAATTGTAAATAACAAACAAGAATATGAAAAAATAGTTGATGTTTTAACTAAAATAGATAAGTCATTTAAAAATAAAGTTGAACACTTTGATGAAGGACTTGACTTGTTTGATTATTACAAAGTAAAAAAAGATTTAAAGACAGCTTTAAATAGGAAGGTATGGCTAAAAAATGGTGCTTATATAATAATAGATAAGACAGAAGCCATGACTGTTATAGATGTAAATACAGGAAAGTTTACAGGTAAATTAGGGCTTGATGAAACTGTATTTAAAACAAACTTAGAGGCGTGTAAAGAAATAGCTAGGCAAATAAGGCTTAGAAATGTAGCAGGAATTATAATTATAGATTTTATAGATATGAAAAAAGATAATTATAAACAACAGATTTTAAAAAAGCTTCAAATATATTTAAATAAAGACAAAACAAAAGCAAGAGTACTAGGAATGACAAATTTAGGACTTGTAGAAGTTGTTAGGAAAAAATCTAATGATACACTAGATAAGTACTTTAAAACAGAATGTATTTATTGTAGTGGACAAGGTAGTTTGAAATCTAAGAACAAAATACTAAATGATATAGAAAAGGAAATAATAAGAATTAAAAAACATACAAATCTTGAAAAAGTTATGTTTAAAGCTTCGAATCATATATTTAATTTAGTAAAAGAAGATGATTTTAAATATGTAAAAGAAATATCTAAATATTATGATATTAACATTGAATTTTCAGAGGATAAGGATTTGACTCCAAACAAGATAATAACTATATATTAA
- the rplU gene encoding 50S ribosomal protein L21 — translation MYAIVETGGKQYRVSEGDVLFVEKLEANAGDVVTLDKVLVCSKDGNLVVGNPVVDGAKVEAKVLEQGKSKKVVVFKYKPKKDYRRKQGHRQPYTKIVIEKINA, via the coding sequence ATGTACGCAATAGTAGAGACAGGTGGAAAGCAATACAGAGTTTCTGAGGGAGACGTATTATTCGTTGAAAAATTAGAAGCTAATGCAGGAGATGTTGTTACTTTAGACAAGGTATTAGTTTGTTCTAAAGACGGAAATCTTGTAGTAGGAAACCCAGTAGTTGATGGAGCTAAAGTTGAGGCTAAAGTTTTAGAGCAAGGAAAATCTAAAAAAGTTGTAGTTTTCAAATACAAGCCGAAAAAAGACTACAGAAGAAAGCAAGGACATCGTCAACCTTACACTAAGATAGTTATAGAAAAGATAAACGCTTAA
- a CDS encoding ribosomal-processing cysteine protease Prp produces the protein MIKIVIRRDFKSDIVEFNVKGHAGFAEHGQDIVCAAVSVLTQTALIGIHEYAKVESKYQISDGNLKCKIPFNISDDKRNIINPILETMVLGLKNIKEEYSSYIKIKEEEV, from the coding sequence ATGATTAAAATTGTGATAAGAAGAGATTTTAAAAGTGATATAGTTGAATTTAATGTAAAAGGTCATGCAGGTTTTGCAGAACATGGACAAGATATTGTCTGTGCAGCAGTTTCAGTATTGACTCAAACAGCACTAATTGGAATACATGAATATGCGAAAGTAGAGTCAAAGTATCAAATTAGTGATGGAAATCTTAAATGCAAAATACCTTTTAATATTTCGGATGATAAAAGAAACATAATTAATCCTATACTTGAGACTATGGTATTAGGACTTAAAAATATAAAAGAAGAATACTCTTCTTATATAAAAATTAAAGAAGAGGAGGTGTAA
- the rpmA gene encoding 50S ribosomal protein L27 translates to MLKMNLQLFASKKGVGSSKNGRDSISKRLGVKRYDGQVVTAGSIIVRQRGTKIHPGTNVGKGGDDTLFAKVDGVVKFERKDKKRKQVSIYPVAAAE, encoded by the coding sequence ATGTTAAAAATGAACCTTCAGTTATTTGCCAGTAAAAAAGGAGTTGGTTCTTCTAAGAACGGACGTGACTCTATATCAAAAAGACTTGGAGTTAAGAGATATGACGGACAAGTTGTTACTGCTGGAAGTATAATAGTTAGACAAAGAGGAACTAAAATTCACCCAGGAACTAATGTAGGAAAAGGCGGAGACGATACATTATTTGCTAAGGTTGATGGAGTAGTTAAGTTCGAAAGAAAAGATAAAAAAAGAAAGCAAGTTAGCATATATCCAGTTGCTGCTGCTGAATAA
- a CDS encoding Spo0B domain-containing protein: protein MKKINDSDLEYWNLIEDLLKQQRHDYLNEIQIIFGYIKLNKIDEAVEYINKIRNEASVSSKLSNLSCIELYLMLEKKLKKCRKEGVNIDFNIYTNAKRENFKDRQVSKSLIYMEKALDKIFSYMNNNNEFEEYIIYIEETSEYFILKVALEYLKDIESIKKELDSDLVEVIIEEDHLIYEIELE, encoded by the coding sequence TTGAAAAAAATTAATGATTCGGATTTAGAATATTGGAATTTAATAGAGGATTTATTGAAACAGCAAAGACATGATTACTTGAATGAAATACAAATAATATTTGGATATATAAAGCTTAATAAAATAGATGAAGCTGTTGAATATATAAATAAAATTAGAAATGAAGCATCTGTTAGTTCCAAATTATCAAATTTAAGCTGCATTGAATTGTATTTGATGCTTGAAAAAAAACTAAAGAAGTGCCGAAAAGAAGGCGTTAATATAGATTTTAATATATACACTAATGCTAAAAGAGAAAACTTTAAAGATAGACAAGTATCAAAAAGCTTGATATACATGGAAAAAGCGTTAGATAAAATATTTAGTTATATGAATAATAATAACGAATTTGAAGAATATATAATTTATATTGAAGAAACATCAGAGTATTTCATATTGAAAGTTGCTCTTGAATATTTAAAAGACATTGAAAGTATAAAAAAAGAGCTTGATTCAGATCTTGTGGAAGTTATTATTGAAGAAGATCATTTGATATATGAAATTGAGCTTGAATAA
- the obgE gene encoding GTPase ObgE has product MFIDKARIFVKSGKGGNGAVAFRKEKYVPAGGPAGGDGGNGGNVVFEVDEGLRTLMDFRYKTKYNAENGEDGKKKRMHGKSVEDLVLKVPPGTLIRDEETNLIIADLRKHGDRAIVAKGGAGGRGNTHFTTAIRQAPSFAEAGKAAQERWIILELKMIADVGLVGFPNVGKSTFLSVVTKAKPKIANYHFTTIKPNLGVVQTKFGDSFVLADIPGLIEGAHEGIGLGHAFLRHVERTKVLIHIVDISGIEGRDPIEDFDKINEELKLYNDKLTTRSQIVVANKMDIPESRENYEKFKEEIEKRGYKVFGMSAATRDGIDDVINYAATIVKETEDIELVSEAEMLKEEDVKPKKEEIEITNEGGVFVIEGKSLQRLLYSVNFEDMESVQYFQKIMDKKGVFQRLKNMGAQDGDTVRLYDLEFEYYE; this is encoded by the coding sequence ATGTTTATAGATAAGGCTAGGATATTCGTTAAATCTGGAAAAGGTGGAAATGGAGCTGTAGCTTTCAGAAAAGAAAAGTACGTTCCTGCTGGAGGACCTGCTGGAGGAGACGGAGGTAACGGAGGTAACGTTGTATTTGAAGTTGACGAAGGATTAAGAACATTAATGGACTTTAGATACAAGACAAAGTACAACGCTGAAAATGGAGAAGATGGAAAAAAGAAAAGAATGCATGGTAAGTCTGTTGAAGATTTAGTTCTTAAAGTTCCTCCAGGAACTTTGATAAGAGATGAGGAGACAAATCTTATAATAGCAGATCTTAGAAAGCATGGAGACCGAGCTATAGTTGCTAAGGGTGGAGCTGGAGGACGTGGTAATACTCATTTTACAACAGCTATAAGACAAGCTCCGAGTTTTGCAGAAGCTGGGAAAGCAGCTCAAGAGAGATGGATTATACTAGAACTTAAAATGATAGCTGATGTTGGATTAGTGGGATTCCCAAATGTAGGTAAATCTACATTTTTATCTGTTGTAACAAAAGCTAAACCAAAAATTGCAAATTATCATTTTACTACTATAAAGCCTAATCTAGGAGTAGTTCAAACTAAATTTGGAGATTCTTTTGTTCTTGCTGATATTCCTGGACTTATAGAAGGTGCTCATGAAGGAATAGGTCTTGGTCATGCGTTTTTAAGACATGTTGAAAGAACTAAGGTTCTTATTCATATAGTAGATATATCTGGAATAGAAGGTAGAGATCCTATAGAGGATTTTGATAAAATAAATGAAGAATTAAAATTATACAATGATAAGTTAACTACTAGATCTCAAATAGTAGTTGCAAATAAAATGGATATACCTGAATCTAGAGAAAACTATGAAAAATTCAAAGAAGAAATTGAAAAAAGAGGATATAAGGTATTTGGTATGTCTGCTGCTACAAGAGATGGTATAGATGATGTAATAAACTATGCTGCAACTATTGTAAAGGAGACAGAAGATATAGAATTGGTATCAGAAGCTGAAATGTTAAAAGAAGAGGATGTAAAGCCTAAGAAAGAAGAAATAGAGATAACTAATGAAGGCGGAGTTTTTGTAATAGAAGGAAAATCTCTTCAAAGACTTTTATACTCTGTTAACTTTGAAGATATGGAATCAGTTCAATACTTCCAAAAGATAATGGATAAAAAAGGTGTATTCCAAAGATTAAAAAATATGGGTGCACAAGACGGAGATACAGTTAGATTATATGACTTAGAATTTGAATACTACGAGTAA
- a CDS encoding YhbY family RNA-binding protein, translated as MLKGKQRSYLKAMANKTKSITQIGKEGVTEAFLKQLEGALEAREIVKVTVLENSGLDAKETANEVAKAVRGEFVQAIGSKFTIYKKNIENPKIDLPK; from the coding sequence ATGTTAAAAGGAAAACAAAGATCTTATTTAAAAGCTATGGCGAATAAAACAAAATCTATAACTCAAATCGGTAAGGAAGGCGTTACTGAAGCGTTTTTAAAACAATTAGAAGGCGCTTTAGAAGCTAGAGAAATAGTTAAAGTTACAGTACTTGAGAATAGTGGACTTGACGCAAAGGAAACTGCAAATGAAGTAGCAAAAGCGGTAAGAGGAGAATTTGTTCAAGCGATAGGATCGAAATTCACTATATATAAGAAAAATATTGAAAATCCTAAAATAGATTTACCTAAATAA
- the recX gene encoding recombination regulator RecX, translating into MPKITKIEEQKNKDRVNIYVDDEFFIGIYADLVYTLKLKKGNDIDKESVQKIIDDEMYLKAKNKALNILSRAPQSQKNIVYKLSKNEFNEKTIDRVLDFLKEYKFIDDEILAKNMVKDKLNINKYGKNRIKQALYSKGIDSSTINTALESEVDEDKEFENALYLGNKRYEKIKNEDKNKIYQKLSSHLTYKGFGYDTVRKVVNKIMNTEF; encoded by the coding sequence ATGCCAAAGATAACGAAAATAGAAGAACAAAAAAATAAAGATAGAGTAAACATTTATGTAGATGATGAGTTCTTTATTGGGATCTATGCAGACTTAGTCTACACTTTAAAGCTAAAAAAAGGAAACGATATAGATAAAGAATCTGTTCAAAAAATTATAGATGACGAGATGTACCTAAAAGCAAAAAACAAAGCTTTAAATATATTATCCAGAGCTCCTCAATCTCAAAAAAATATAGTATATAAGCTTTCAAAAAATGAATTCAACGAAAAAACCATAGATAGAGTTTTGGATTTTTTAAAAGAATATAAATTTATAGATGATGAAATTCTAGCTAAAAATATGGTAAAAGATAAACTCAATATAAATAAATACGGAAAAAATAGAATCAAGCAAGCTTTGTATTCAAAAGGAATTGATAGTTCAACAATAAATACCGCCTTAGAATCCGAAGTAGATGAAGATAAAGAGTTTGAGAACGCACTTTATCTAGGAAATAAAAGATATGAAAAAATAAAAAACGAAGATAAAAACAAAATATATCAAAAACTATCTAGCCACCTCACTTATAAAGGTTTTGGATATGACACCGTACGAAAAGTAGTAAACAAAATCATGAATACTGAATTTTAG
- a CDS encoding M14 family metallopeptidase codes for MNYSTTEIKQLQSLLKKLSFNPGPIDGVLGSQTQTALEQFQIANNLTPSKELDSQTYEALQKYLLGYQEYEIKQDDTLSKIAKNFNTTINSILTANPNISLNNIKEGEIITIPYNFDIVDTNIDYTYDILEKDLTALKKRYPFIEVSTSGKSVLDKNLYSVKLGNGPNKVFYNGSHHAIEWITTPLLMKFIENFSKAYSKNKTIKGYNPKDIWDQSTIYIMPMVNPDGVDLVLNGLQEDNPYYDDLIKWNNGSTDFSKNWSANIRGVDLNHNYDASWELSKEAESLYGIDGPGPTRYSGEYPESEPESKAVVEFTRSLDPRLVLAYHSQGEVIYWNYMNMAPPEAKDIGKSFSEVSGYLLDEPTGITSYSGYKDWFIKEYKRPGYTVEVGKGVNPLPISQFDKIYNDNEELLLLASVI; via the coding sequence ATGAATTATAGCACTACAGAGATTAAACAATTACAATCACTTTTAAAGAAATTATCCTTTAATCCTGGACCAATAGATGGTGTATTAGGATCTCAAACTCAAACAGCACTTGAACAATTTCAAATAGCGAACAACCTGACTCCAAGTAAGGAATTAGATTCTCAAACGTATGAAGCTTTACAAAAATACCTTCTTGGATATCAAGAATATGAAATAAAACAAGATGATACACTTTCAAAAATAGCAAAGAATTTTAACACTACTATAAATTCTATATTAACAGCAAATCCAAATATAAGTTTAAATAATATAAAAGAAGGAGAAATCATTACAATTCCATATAATTTTGATATAGTTGATACTAATATAGATTACACTTACGATATTTTAGAAAAAGACTTAACAGCTTTAAAAAAGAGATATCCATTTATAGAAGTATCTACTTCCGGAAAAAGCGTTCTTGACAAAAACCTTTATTCCGTTAAACTAGGAAATGGACCTAACAAAGTATTTTATAATGGATCTCACCATGCTATTGAATGGATAACAACTCCTCTTTTGATGAAATTTATAGAAAACTTTTCTAAAGCATATTCTAAAAACAAAACAATAAAAGGATATAATCCAAAAGATATTTGGGATCAAAGTACAATTTATATAATGCCTATGGTAAACCCAGATGGAGTTGATTTAGTTTTGAATGGACTTCAAGAAGATAACCCTTATTATGACGATCTAATAAAATGGAATAACGGAAGTACAGATTTTTCAAAAAATTGGAGCGCTAACATCAGAGGCGTGGATCTCAATCACAACTATGATGCCTCCTGGGAATTATCAAAAGAAGCAGAATCTCTATACGGGATTGACGGTCCTGGTCCTACAAGATATTCAGGAGAATATCCAGAATCAGAACCAGAATCAAAAGCAGTTGTAGAATTCACTAGAAGTTTAGATCCTCGATTAGTCCTTGCTTATCACTCTCAGGGAGAAGTTATTTACTGGAATTATATGAATATGGCTCCACCAGAGGCAAAAGATATAGGAAAATCTTTTTCTGAAGTTAGTGGATACCTTTTAGATGAACCCACTGGAATCACTTCTTATTCTGGCTATAAAGATTGGTTTATCAAAGAATATAAGAGACCAGGATATACAGTAGAGGTCGGAAAAGGAGTAAATCCACTTCCTATATCTCAGTTTGATAAGATATACAATGATAACGAGGAACTTTTATTACTAGCATCTGTTATATAG
- the nadD gene encoding nicotinate-nucleotide adenylyltransferase — protein sequence MNASYILKKAIIINKKKSKKLYTRSSLKKIGVMGGTFNPIHYGHLATAEAVRNKYDLDKIIFMPSGTPPHKSKKEIIDKKHRYNMTMIATMSNTYFEASDIEIKREGMTYTVDTLEELKRIYKNSQIFFITGADALCDIDSWKYLEKNFELATFVGATRPGIECDEVNQKINQLKQKYDANILNIYVPSLDISSTDLRNRIKKIESIKYLLPENVEKYIYKNNLYR from the coding sequence ATGAATGCGAGTTATATTTTAAAAAAAGCGATTATTATTAATAAAAAGAAATCTAAGAAATTATATACTAGGTCATCTTTGAAAAAAATAGGTGTAATGGGAGGCACTTTTAATCCTATTCACTATGGTCATCTAGCAACAGCAGAAGCAGTTAGAAATAAATATGATTTAGATAAAATTATATTTATGCCATCTGGAACGCCCCCTCATAAATCAAAAAAAGAAATAATAGATAAAAAACATAGATACAATATGACTATGATTGCTACTATGAGCAATACATACTTTGAAGCATCTGATATTGAGATAAAAAGAGAGGGCATGACTTATACTGTTGATACTCTTGAAGAATTAAAAAGAATTTACAAAAATTCTCAAATATTCTTTATAACAGGTGCAGATGCATTGTGTGACATAGATAGTTGGAAGTATCTTGAAAAAAACTTTGAATTAGCTACATTTGTGGGAGCTACAAGACCTGGAATAGAATGTGATGAGGTAAATCAAAAAATAAACCAATTAAAGCAAAAATATGATGCAAACATACTTAATATATACGTTCCATCTCTTGATATATCTTCTACTGATTTGAGGAATAGAATTAAAAAAATAGAATCTATTAAGTATTTACTTCCTGAAAATGTGGAAAAATATATTTATAAAAATAATTTATATAGGTGA
- the yqeK gene encoding bis(5'-nucleosyl)-tetraphosphatase (symmetrical) YqeK: protein MELNEMIQILEKIITPKRLKHSLGVVESAKKLASIYKEDIEKVEVAALLHDCAKCLNKEEVLHLVRKCDILLDDIEKKETELAHGKIGAYLCKEKFGVYDNDILSAITYHTTGKKNMSKLEKIIYLADFIEPNRNYDGVDELRNVAYNEGLNEALLMAFDNTIKYVISIKKIIHPRTIEARNFLLGELNEI, encoded by the coding sequence ATGGAATTAAATGAGATGATACAAATATTAGAAAAAATAATAACTCCAAAGAGGCTAAAACATTCATTAGGAGTAGTTGAAAGTGCTAAAAAATTAGCAAGTATTTACAAAGAAGATATAGAGAAAGTAGAGGTTGCAGCTTTATTACATGACTGCGCAAAATGTCTAAACAAGGAAGAAGTATTACATTTAGTTCGAAAATGTGATATATTATTAGATGATATTGAAAAAAAAGAAACTGAACTTGCACATGGGAAAATAGGTGCTTATTTATGCAAAGAAAAATTTGGTGTCTATGATAATGACATATTATCAGCTATAACATACCACACAACAGGTAAAAAAAACATGAGTAAACTTGAAAAAATAATATATTTAGCGGATTTTATAGAACCCAATAGAAATTATGATGGAGTTGATGAACTTAGGAATGTGGCTTATAATGAAGGATTAAATGAAGCCTTACTTATGGCATTCGACAACACTATTAAATACGTTATTTCTATAAAAAAGATTATTCATCCTAGAACTATTGAAGCTAGAAATTTTTTACTTGGAGAATTAAATGAAATATAG
- a CDS encoding LCP family protein, translating to MKHFFKIFIVFFVIFSMIFGTSLYLIVAKENDQLVKIPMPDEVTTTVVKDEDERVNVLLLGVDSLNGDKKGIRTDTMMVLSMDPKNGDSSILSIPRDTRVKIRGRKGYDKINAAHAYGGVELAVQAAKDLLGIPIHHYVKVDYQALYKTVDDVGGVEVNIPINMNYDDRYATPPLHIHFKKGTQVLDGQEAMEFLRFRKNNGGGGYPRGDLDRIETQQKFMDALAKKVLSASSIFRIKSYIDTLNEYVDTDMSVGEMASLGMQAKDIDVSNIRKETVPGVAMYINGISYYNPNNDKINKLVNELYYGNNNQSNVDLNIAVFNGSGLSGVATEVSNKLARQGLKPNTVGNADDFNNPKTIIYYDSKKEEAQKIKQIIGKGELRKDKSKIEDKNMDIIVLIGKDIRGGN from the coding sequence TTGAAGCACTTTTTTAAAATTTTTATAGTTTTTTTCGTTATATTTAGTATGATATTTGGAACTAGTCTATATCTTATTGTAGCTAAAGAAAACGATCAATTAGTAAAAATTCCAATGCCTGATGAAGTAACTACAACTGTAGTTAAAGATGAAGATGAAAGAGTTAATGTATTGCTTCTTGGCGTGGATAGTTTAAATGGAGATAAAAAAGGTATTAGAACTGACACTATGATGGTTTTGAGTATGGACCCTAAAAATGGAGATTCATCTATACTATCAATACCAAGAGATACTAGGGTTAAGATAAGAGGGAGAAAAGGATATGACAAGATAAATGCAGCACATGCATATGGTGGAGTTGAATTAGCTGTTCAAGCTGCTAAAGATCTTTTAGGAATACCAATACATCATTATGTTAAAGTTGATTATCAAGCACTTTATAAAACTGTTGATGATGTAGGTGGTGTTGAAGTCAATATTCCTATTAATATGAATTATGATGATCGTTATGCTACACCACCTCTTCACATTCACTTTAAAAAGGGAACGCAAGTATTAGATGGACAAGAAGCTATGGAATTCTTAAGATTTAGAAAAAATAACGGCGGCGGTGGTTATCCAAGAGGAGATTTAGATAGAATTGAAACTCAACAGAAGTTTATGGATGCTTTAGCTAAAAAGGTTTTAAGTGCATCATCTATATTTAGAATAAAAAGTTATATAGACACTTTAAATGAGTATGTAGATACTGATATGAGTGTAGGTGAAATGGCATCACTTGGAATGCAAGCTAAAGATATAGACGTAAGTAATATAAGAAAAGAGACTGTTCCTGGAGTTGCTATGTACATAAATGGAATTTCTTATTATAATCCTAATAATGATAAGATAAATAAATTAGTAAATGAGCTTTATTATGGTAATAATAATCAAAGTAATGTAGATTTGAATATTGCAGTATTTAATGGCTCTGGTTTATCTGGAGTTGCAACAGAAGTTTCTAATAAGCTTGCACGTCAAGGATTAAAACCTAATACAGTGGGTAATGCTGATGATTTTAATAATCCTAAGACTATAATATATTATGATTCTAAAAAAGAAGAAGCTCAAAAAATAAAACAAATTATAGGTAAAGGCGAGTTGAGAAAAGATAAATCTAAGATTGAAGATAAAAATATGGATATAATAGTTTTAATAGGTAAAGATATTCGAGGAGGAAATTAA
- the rsfS gene encoding ribosome silencing factor gives MIESIEQIVKVAHDAIDDKLGEDIIVLNVGKISSVADYFIIASAPSERQVKAIAHNVEDELKKNDICVISKEGQDTSRWILLDYGDIVVHIFHDDERDVYSLERLWKDAPNVDVDNLA, from the coding sequence ATGATAGAAAGTATTGAACAAATTGTAAAAGTAGCACACGATGCTATAGATGATAAATTAGGGGAAGATATAATTGTTTTAAATGTTGGAAAAATATCTTCTGTTGCTGATTACTTTATAATAGCTAGTGCACCATCAGAAAGACAAGTAAAGGCTATAGCTCATAATGTAGAAGATGAACTTAAAAAGAACGATATATGTGTTATATCAAAAGAAGGACAAGATACATCAAGATGGATACTTCTTGATTATGGAGATATAGTAGTACATATATTCCATGATGATGAAAGAGATGTATATAGCTTAGAAAGATTATGGAAAGATGCACCAAATGTAGATGTTGACAATTTAGCTTAA